Proteins found in one Halobaculum sp. MBLA0147 genomic segment:
- a CDS encoding phosphotransferase family protein: MVDESALRAFLADALGEPTGTDADASGESTDADASGESTDADAFAVERHREGHSNETLFVTYGDRELVVRRPPPGETAETAHDVLREYRVTDALVDTPVPVPVPVAACEDPAVIGSDFYVMERTRGTVIRDAEPERFATPAHRRRLGEETVDTLAAIHGVDPAAVGLAEFGRPEGFTRRQVNRWAGQFQWAFETTMAEREVPEIFEATEWLTDNVPEAHPTTLVHGDFKLDNLMFAPGTPPELVGVFDWELSTLGDPRTDLGWLLSFWRDPDDPEPAVPELGTTFTEREGYPTRRELVARWEDATGFTYEHDRFYRALAVYKLAALGEMFFRRHLEGNGDDELYPLMRDRVPAMAERCLRIVDGDEPL, encoded by the coding sequence CTGGTCGACGAGTCTGCGTTGCGTGCGTTCCTCGCCGACGCGCTCGGCGAGCCGACCGGAACGGACGCAGACGCCTCTGGGGAGTCGACGGACGCCGACGCCTCTGGGGAGTCGACGGACGCGGACGCGTTCGCGGTCGAGCGCCACCGCGAGGGCCACTCGAACGAGACGCTGTTCGTCACGTACGGGGACCGCGAGTTGGTGGTTCGGCGGCCGCCGCCGGGCGAGACCGCCGAGACGGCTCACGACGTGTTGCGCGAGTACCGCGTGACGGACGCGCTCGTCGACACGCCGGTGCCGGTGCCGGTGCCGGTCGCCGCCTGCGAGGACCCGGCCGTGATCGGGTCGGACTTCTACGTGATGGAGCGCACTCGCGGGACGGTGATCCGCGACGCGGAGCCGGAGCGGTTCGCGACACCCGCCCACCGCCGTCGACTCGGCGAGGAGACGGTCGACACCCTCGCGGCGATCCACGGCGTCGACCCGGCGGCGGTCGGGCTCGCCGAGTTCGGTCGTCCGGAGGGGTTCACCCGCCGACAGGTGAACCGCTGGGCCGGCCAGTTCCAGTGGGCCTTCGAGACGACGATGGCGGAACGCGAGGTGCCGGAGATCTTCGAGGCGACGGAGTGGCTGACGGACAACGTCCCCGAGGCCCACCCGACGACGCTCGTCCACGGCGACTTCAAACTCGACAACCTGATGTTCGCGCCGGGGACGCCCCCGGAGTTGGTCGGCGTCTTCGACTGGGAGTTGTCGACGTTGGGCGACCCGCGGACGGATCTCGGGTGGCTGTTGTCGTTCTGGCGCGATCCGGACGACCCCGAGCCGGCGGTGCCGGAACTCGGGACGACGTTCACCGAACGCGAGGGGTACCCGACGCGCCGCGAGTTGGTCGCCCGTTGGGAGGACGCGACGGGGTTCACCTACGAACACGACCGCTTCTACCGCGCGCTGGCGGTGTACAAACTCGCCGCGCTGGGCGAGATGTTCTTCCGGCGGCACCTGGAGGGGAACGGCGACGACGAGCTGTACCCGCTGATGCGCGACCGCGTCCCGGCGATGGCCGAGCGGTGTCTCCGGATCGTCGACGGCGACGAGCCGTTGTAG
- a CDS encoding DUF120 domain-containing protein — MATTTSAVGDAEVAALKTVALQGGFAEPVKVSCSVLGDRLDASSQTASRRLQRLEEAGLVEREVVSDGQWVSITGDGEHRLRAEYADYRRIFEGGSGVSLEGAVTSGMGEGRHYISLPGYVEQFVERLDYEPFHGTLNVDLTDESVRARAGLDSVDGVPIDGWEGEERTYGPATCYRASVETADGEVSDPCHVIVPERTHHDERQLEVIAPVKLRDELALADGDTVTVRIVEAGRAYDATGTGGQDGGETA; from the coding sequence ATGGCAACAACCACGTCGGCCGTCGGCGACGCGGAGGTCGCCGCGTTGAAGACGGTCGCGTTGCAGGGCGGGTTCGCCGAGCCGGTGAAGGTCTCCTGTTCGGTGCTGGGCGACCGCCTGGACGCGTCGAGTCAGACCGCCTCGCGTCGCCTCCAGCGGCTGGAGGAGGCGGGCTTGGTCGAACGAGAGGTCGTCAGCGACGGCCAGTGGGTCTCGATCACCGGCGACGGGGAGCACCGCCTCCGCGCCGAGTACGCCGACTACCGCCGGATCTTCGAGGGTGGATCGGGCGTCTCGCTGGAGGGTGCCGTCACCAGCGGGATGGGCGAGGGACGTCACTACATCTCCCTGCCGGGGTACGTCGAACAGTTCGTCGAGCGACTGGACTACGAGCCGTTCCACGGCACCCTGAACGTCGACCTGACTGACGAGAGCGTCCGCGCGCGGGCGGGGCTCGACTCCGTCGACGGGGTGCCCATCGACGGCTGGGAGGGCGAGGAACGCACCTACGGCCCGGCGACCTGCTACCGGGCGAGCGTCGAGACGGCAGACGGCGAGGTGTCGGACCCGTGTCACGTGATCGTCCCCGAGCGGACACACCACGACGAGCGGCAGTTGGAGGTGATCGCGCCGGTGAAGCTCCGCGACGAGTTGGCGCTCGCGGACGGCGACACCGTCACCGTCCGCATCGTGGAGGCGGGGCGAGCGTACGACGCGACCGGCACCGGCGGCCAGGACGGAGGTGAGACGGCGTGA
- a CDS encoding glycine betaine ABC transporter substrate-binding protein, translated as MRRWSRRAVLGGAATVAAVGTVGCAGVRRDVGGTDRRGATTDETGTETTGDATRVGDAPAVTPDSVTVGAKNFAENRILGRMAAITLRERTDRRVQTAIPSGYDEPNWIALTEGRLDCYWEYTGTIYLSFEPTHESAPDDPAALYDAVVEEAAEQGVTVFPRAPFDNTFVMLAGADWRERTGVETLSDFAAYVNAGNTDVDVAVGNDFLDRPDGWPGLVDHYEFDEAALTALDDEISAVPLGITYELYERGDADVVMGFNTDPQIHRTDLAVLTDDRDFFPTYNPIPVADVGVVGPNTRAGERLAELGPAFDGVETIRRLNGRVVVDGDDPATVAREFLENEGLL; from the coding sequence ATGCGACGCTGGTCGCGGCGTGCGGTACTGGGGGGAGCGGCGACGGTGGCGGCGGTGGGGACGGTCGGCTGTGCCGGCGTCCGTCGCGACGTGGGCGGGACAGACCGGCGCGGGGCGACGACCGACGAGACGGGTACCGAGACGACGGGCGACGCGACGCGAGTGGGCGACGCGCCGGCCGTGACACCGGACAGTGTCACGGTCGGCGCGAAGAACTTCGCGGAGAATCGCATCCTCGGCCGGATGGCGGCGATCACGCTCCGGGAGCGGACGGACCGCCGGGTGCAGACGGCGATCCCGTCCGGCTACGACGAGCCGAACTGGATCGCACTCACGGAGGGGAGACTGGACTGCTACTGGGAGTACACCGGGACGATCTACCTCTCGTTCGAGCCCACACACGAGTCGGCACCCGACGACCCCGCGGCGCTGTACGACGCGGTCGTCGAGGAGGCGGCCGAGCAGGGAGTCACAGTGTTCCCGCGCGCGCCGTTCGACAACACGTTCGTGATGCTCGCGGGTGCCGACTGGCGCGAGCGGACCGGCGTCGAGACGCTGAGCGACTTCGCGGCGTACGTCAACGCCGGCAACACGGACGTGGACGTGGCGGTCGGCAACGACTTCCTCGACCGCCCGGACGGGTGGCCGGGGTTGGTCGACCACTACGAGTTCGACGAGGCGGCGCTGACGGCACTGGACGACGAGATCAGTGCGGTCCCGCTAGGGATCACCTACGAGCTGTACGAGCGCGGCGACGCCGACGTGGTGATGGGGTTCAACACGGACCCACAGATCCACCGGACGGATCTGGCCGTCCTGACCGACGACCGGGACTTCTTCCCGACGTACAACCCGATTCCGGTCGCGGACGTGGGTGTCGTCGGGCCGAACACGAGAGCGGGCGAGCGGCTCGCGGAACTGGGACCGGCGTTCGACGGCGTCGAGACGATCCGACGACTCAACGGCCGCGTCGTCGTCGACGGTGACGACCCCGCGACCGTGGCACGCGAGTTCCTGGAGAACGAGGGGCTGTTGTAG
- a CDS encoding alpha/beta hydrolase: protein MTDESDDETTTDESRDETTTDESRDETSSYPDLDPAFADAVAEIEALGVPPWHELAVESARRVEDELFSTDAHLPVAQTTELGFDGPDGAVPVRVYRPAETPAPTLVFFHGGGWCLGTLDSADGICRRLCRRLDAVVVSVDYRLAPENPFPAAVEDAVAAVRWVARNAAALGGDGHVGVAGTSAGGNLAAATALAAAADDSGVDGIDGSRVDGADTSETDGADAAGAAATAHGVSSAVAQEPLALDVDLAVQALFYPMVSPWTDTPSHRERADGPLLTSRDVTAFWETYLQSPVHRANPYAVPALADAGWLAATPPAVVAVGDHDPLRDDATRYADCLREAGVSVDEHVFDGLPHGFCSFADDASDGQTGVPAADRAFDAVVEHVTAQFAAVDGE, encoded by the coding sequence ATGACAGACGAGTCCGACGACGAGACTACGACCGACGAGTCTCGCGACGAGACTACGACCGACGAGTCCCGCGACGAGACCTCGTCGTACCCCGACCTCGACCCAGCGTTCGCGGACGCCGTCGCGGAGATCGAGGCACTCGGCGTCCCGCCGTGGCACGAACTCGCCGTCGAGAGCGCCCGCCGCGTCGAAGACGAGCTGTTCTCGACGGACGCACACCTCCCGGTCGCGCAGACGACGGAGTTGGGGTTCGACGGCCCCGACGGGGCGGTTCCGGTGCGGGTGTACCGCCCGGCCGAGACGCCGGCGCCGACGCTGGTCTTCTTCCACGGCGGCGGCTGGTGTCTCGGGACCCTCGACTCCGCGGACGGGATCTGTCGGCGACTCTGCCGGCGACTCGACGCGGTCGTGGTCAGTGTCGACTACCGCCTCGCGCCGGAAAACCCGTTCCCGGCGGCCGTGGAGGACGCCGTCGCGGCCGTCCGCTGGGTCGCCCGGAACGCGGCCGCGCTCGGCGGCGACGGCCACGTGGGTGTCGCCGGGACCAGTGCCGGCGGCAACCTCGCCGCGGCGACCGCACTCGCGGCGGCGGCCGACGACTCGGGAGTGGACGGGATCGACGGCTCGAGAGTGGACGGCGCGGACACCTCGGAGACAGACGGGGCCGACGCCGCGGGAGCGGCCGCGACCGCTCACGGAGTGTCGTCTGCCGTCGCACAGGAGCCACTCGCGCTCGACGTGGACCTCGCGGTGCAGGCGCTCTTCTACCCGATGGTGTCGCCGTGGACGGACACGCCGAGTCACCGCGAGCGGGCGGACGGGCCGTTGCTCACGAGTCGGGACGTGACTGCCTTCTGGGAGACGTATCTCCAGAGTCCCGTCCACCGCGCGAACCCGTACGCGGTCCCGGCGCTCGCGGATGCGGGGTGGCTCGCGGCGACCCCACCCGCGGTCGTCGCCGTCGGCGACCACGATCCGCTCCGGGACGACGCGACGCGGTACGCCGACTGCCTCCGCGAGGCGGGTGTCTCGGTCGACGAGCACGTGTTCGACGGGCTCCCGCACGGGTTCTGCTCGTTCGCGGACGACGCGAGCGACGGGCAGACGGGCGTGCCGGCCGCCGACCGCGCGTTCGACGCGGTGGTCGAGCACGTCACAGCGCAGTTCGCGGCCGTCGACGGCGAGTAG
- a CDS encoding creatininase family protein codes for MELATRTWPELREALADASLAVVPTGSTEQHGPHLPLATDALIAESLAEAATERTGAVLTPPVRIAVSEHHRQFHGTMWVEPDVFRDYVESVVRNLGYHGIDRVLFVNAHGGNVQHLREVGRRLRRDETAYAIEWMWDESIPDLVDELFEHNGPHGGPKETAMIMHVARELVREDRLDEARDGGLVDLADGNLRQFGARTFYESIDNSENGVFGDQTDATPEKGAELFAAATEQLVHLIEWLDEQPFEALMPAPHVE; via the coding sequence ATGGAACTCGCGACACGGACGTGGCCGGAACTTCGCGAGGCGTTGGCCGACGCGTCGTTGGCGGTCGTCCCGACCGGCTCGACGGAACAACACGGGCCACACCTCCCGCTGGCGACGGACGCACTGATCGCCGAGTCGCTCGCGGAGGCGGCGACCGAGCGAACCGGTGCCGTGTTGACGCCACCGGTCCGGATCGCGGTCTCGGAACACCACCGGCAGTTCCACGGGACGATGTGGGTCGAACCGGACGTGTTCCGCGACTACGTCGAGAGTGTCGTGCGGAACCTGGGCTACCACGGGATCGACAGGGTGCTGTTCGTCAACGCCCACGGCGGCAACGTCCAACACCTCCGCGAGGTCGGACGACGCCTCCGACGCGACGAGACCGCCTACGCCATCGAGTGGATGTGGGACGAGTCGATCCCCGACCTCGTCGACGAGTTGTTCGAGCACAACGGCCCCCACGGCGGCCCGAAGGAGACCGCGATGATCATGCACGTCGCCCGCGAGTTGGTCCGCGAGGATCGGCTGGACGAGGCCAGAGACGGCGGTTTGGTCGACCTCGCGGACGGGAACCTCCGGCAGTTCGGGGCACGGACGTTCTACGAGTCGATCGACAACTCCGAGAACGGCGTGTTCGGCGACCAGACCGACGCGACCCCGGAGAAAGGTGCGGAGCTGTTCGCGGCCGCGACCGAGCAGTTGGTTCACCTGATCGAGTGGCTCGACGAGCAGCCGTTCGAGGCGCTGATGCCCGCGCCACACGTGGAGTGA
- a CDS encoding AIR synthase-related protein — MSDDTAADERLGKVDGEFFEEYVFPHLGADREDVRLGPAHGVDFGVLDVDGRALVTATDPVSILPELGFARAGRFALHFALADVAVSGVAPSHLCVSFALPTDVTDEQFAALWTAVSAECEALGIAVATGHTARYPEASYPWVGAATVLGLGAHDDVIRPDAARPGDTLVVTEGPGIETAGLLTTLFPDAPAFASLDDATLADARACLDRTGVTRDALAAVDAVDGVAAAAGTPISAMHDATEGGLRGALCEMATAGGVRFDVDTAAVPTDPAALAVADALDVDPWACTTSGTLLLAVAPDAVDAVLDAFADRGTRAAAVGEVSAGSGVYLDGERVEPPAEDPSWAAFANLAEE; from the coding sequence GTGAGTGACGACACTGCGGCCGACGAACGACTCGGCAAGGTGGACGGCGAGTTCTTCGAGGAGTACGTCTTCCCACACCTCGGCGCGGACCGCGAGGACGTGCGACTCGGGCCGGCCCACGGCGTCGACTTCGGTGTCCTCGACGTGGACGGACGGGCGCTCGTCACGGCGACGGACCCGGTCTCGATTCTGCCGGAGTTGGGGTTCGCCCGCGCGGGCCGCTTCGCGTTGCACTTCGCGCTCGCGGACGTGGCGGTGTCCGGCGTCGCCCCGTCACACCTCTGTGTCTCCTTCGCGCTCCCGACGGACGTGACCGACGAGCAGTTCGCGGCGCTGTGGACGGCGGTGAGCGCGGAGTGTGAGGCGTTGGGGATCGCCGTCGCCACGGGGCACACGGCGCGGTACCCCGAGGCGTCGTACCCGTGGGTCGGCGCGGCGACGGTGTTGGGCCTCGGTGCCCACGACGACGTGATCCGGCCCGACGCCGCGCGTCCCGGAGACACGCTCGTCGTCACGGAGGGGCCGGGGATCGAGACCGCCGGGTTGTTGACGACGCTGTTCCCCGACGCACCCGCGTTCGCGTCCCTCGACGACGCGACGCTGGCGGACGCGCGGGCCTGTCTCGACCGGACCGGCGTGACGCGGGACGCACTCGCCGCCGTGGACGCCGTGGACGGGGTAGCCGCCGCTGCCGGAACCCCGATCTCCGCGATGCACGACGCGACGGAGGGTGGGCTCCGTGGTGCGCTGTGTGAGATGGCGACCGCCGGCGGCGTGCGGTTCGACGTGGACACCGCGGCGGTGCCGACCGATCCCGCCGCCCTCGCCGTCGCGGACGCACTCGACGTGGACCCGTGGGCGTGTACGACCTCCGGGACACTCCTGCTCGCGGTCGCACCCGACGCTGTCGACGCCGTGCTGGACGCGTTCGCGGATCGCGGCACACGGGCCGCGGCAGTCGGCGAAGTGTCCGCCGGATCGGGCGTGTACCTCGATGGCGAACGCGTCGAGCCGCCCGCCGAGGACCCCTCGTGGGCGGCGTTCGCGAATCTGGCAGAGGAGTGA
- a CDS encoding amidohydrolase, protein MDAATETEATLAVTGGRVLDPSLSVRRTDVLVDRTAGEILAVEDDLAGEADETLDASGGLVIPGLVNAHCHMAMTLLRGYAAEKPLMPWLTEEVGPVEATFGPEAVRAGTELALVELIQSGVTAVGDMYFETASIVEAVEQSGIRALLGFGAVTVTKDDEGAQADVDESVAVAERYDGAADGRIRTAVMPHSLTSVEPGYLAELGERAAAAELPLHFHANETTGEVDPVVAEHGQRPLAFADDRDLLRDTYVAHGVHLDDAEIELAAERGVGVAHCPAANAKLASGIAPVQRLRDAGVTVGIGTDGPASNDTLDVFDEMRAAARVGKLADGNAGDVTAETVVEMATAGGADLLGFDAGRIEPGRAADLAVVDLDAPHLTPVHDPVKLLVYAATASDVRHTVADGEVVMRDREVLAFDTDAVERRAREAAHAAVERAAADE, encoded by the coding sequence ATGGACGCAGCCACCGAGACCGAGGCGACGCTCGCGGTGACCGGCGGACGCGTGTTGGACCCGTCGCTGTCGGTCCGACGGACGGACGTCCTCGTCGACCGGACGGCGGGCGAGATTCTCGCGGTCGAGGACGACCTCGCGGGCGAGGCCGACGAGACACTGGACGCGAGCGGCGGGCTGGTGATCCCCGGCCTCGTGAACGCGCACTGTCACATGGCGATGACACTCCTGCGGGGGTACGCCGCCGAGAAGCCGCTGATGCCGTGGCTCACCGAGGAGGTCGGCCCCGTCGAGGCGACGTTCGGTCCCGAGGCGGTGCGTGCGGGGACGGAACTGGCACTCGTCGAACTGATCCAGTCCGGCGTCACCGCCGTCGGTGACATGTACTTCGAGACGGCGTCGATCGTCGAGGCCGTCGAGCAGTCCGGCATCCGTGCGCTGCTCGGCTTCGGCGCGGTGACGGTGACGAAGGACGACGAGGGGGCGCAGGCGGACGTCGACGAGTCGGTGGCGGTCGCGGAGCGGTACGACGGCGCGGCCGACGGTCGTATCCGGACGGCAGTGATGCCCCACTCGCTCACCTCCGTCGAGCCGGGGTACCTCGCCGAACTCGGCGAGCGCGCCGCGGCGGCGGAGCTGCCGCTGCACTTCCACGCCAACGAGACGACCGGCGAGGTCGATCCCGTCGTCGCGGAGCACGGCCAACGACCGCTGGCGTTCGCGGACGACCGCGACCTGCTGCGGGACACGTACGTCGCCCACGGCGTCCACCTCGACGACGCGGAGATCGAACTCGCCGCCGAGCGCGGCGTGGGTGTCGCCCACTGTCCGGCCGCGAACGCCAAACTCGCCTCCGGCATCGCGCCGGTCCAGCGCCTCCGCGACGCGGGGGTCACGGTCGGGATCGGGACGGACGGCCCGGCGTCGAACGACACCCTCGACGTGTTCGACGAGATGCGCGCCGCCGCCAGAGTCGGGAAGTTGGCGGACGGCAACGCGGGCGACGTGACCGCGGAGACTGTGGTAGAGATGGCGACCGCGGGGGGCGCGGACCTGCTCGGGTTCGACGCGGGGCGGATCGAACCCGGTCGCGCCGCCGACCTGGCGGTCGTCGACCTGGACGCACCCCACCTCACGCCGGTCCACGACCCAGTGAAGCTGCTCGTGTACGCCGCCACCGCGAGCGACGTTCGCCACACGGTCGCGGACGGCGAGGTCGTCATGCGCGACCGCGAGGTCTTGGCGTTCGACACGGACGCCGTCGAACGCCGAGCGCGGGAGGCGGCACACGCGGCGGTCGAGCGAGCCGCGGCGGACGAGTGA
- a CDS encoding ATP-binding protein — translation MTDDGDGTSDGSSGRDGTGDDTETRDTTGHSVDSDVTPSVDSDGGVSSQVTRSETAASTPDATTWTRLVPDRVRTSFSARLLVALSLIVVVVAATGAVVQAELTTTLQRDVDERLLAQTRAEADELGEFVTARRTQVELVSDGAMLAPDAPTARGQVLERRLATLPPPATELHLVRVQDGTVVASTGDTLSPGESFAPFPRIGTTSFDGFDDSYVTDPYTDPQGRTVVAFVSPVRAAPTTLLVLTVRSAGIAENFASTTRDGFTQVVSDDGRVLFARDDEATLRPYQTVVPGTAPVVERGRDGESGIVAEGVKERSLSRDYVQAYSPVAGTDWVVVKHAPTAQAYGLATAVRRGVIALTAVTLVGVVLVGGYLGRDTAAAVTTLAEKAAAVESGAYDVELRRDRSDEIGDLVAAVGGMRDRLVTQIRAAETAREEARAAESQLQRRNRAVEEQKTMISVLNRFLRHNLRNRMNVVLGQVQLLSPDTPPADHERRRREIRETVERLLEQADKARHVESLASEETPLGPTRVDDLLAETAERVADTHDEAVVETDLAAPLVATGHDTLAVVFDNLLENAVIHNDRSRPTVTVSAHREADADGEWIVVTVADDGPGIPDHEVAALDADYETAVTHGSGLGLWISDWIVSELDGELAFEHREPTGTRATVRLPAARDEEG, via the coding sequence ATGACGGACGACGGAGACGGAACGAGCGACGGTTCGTCGGGCCGCGACGGCACGGGAGACGACACCGAGACCCGCGACACTACGGGGCACAGCGTCGACTCGGATGTGACGCCGAGTGTCGACTCCGACGGCGGCGTCTCCTCGCAGGTGACTCGCTCGGAGACGGCGGCGTCCACGCCGGACGCGACGACCTGGACACGGCTCGTCCCCGACCGCGTCCGCACGTCCTTCTCCGCACGACTGCTCGTCGCCCTCTCGCTGATCGTGGTCGTGGTCGCGGCGACCGGCGCGGTCGTCCAAGCGGAACTGACGACGACACTCCAGCGAGACGTGGACGAGCGCCTACTCGCCCAGACGCGGGCAGAGGCCGACGAGCTGGGGGAGTTCGTCACCGCCAGACGCACCCAGGTCGAACTCGTCTCCGACGGGGCGATGCTCGCGCCGGACGCACCTACCGCCCGCGGGCAGGTGTTGGAGCGACGGCTGGCGACGCTGCCGCCGCCGGCGACCGAACTCCACCTCGTCCGCGTCCAAGACGGCACCGTCGTCGCGAGCACGGGCGACACGCTGTCGCCCGGGGAGTCGTTCGCGCCGTTCCCGCGGATCGGCACCACATCCTTCGACGGGTTCGACGACAGCTACGTCACCGACCCGTACACGGACCCGCAGGGGCGGACCGTCGTCGCGTTCGTCTCGCCGGTCCGTGCGGCACCGACGACGCTGCTCGTGTTGACCGTCCGCTCGGCGGGGATCGCCGAGAACTTCGCCAGCACCACCCGCGACGGGTTCACGCAGGTCGTCTCCGACGACGGACGCGTGCTGTTCGCGCGCGACGACGAGGCCACACTCCGGCCGTACCAGACGGTCGTCCCGGGCACCGCCCCGGTCGTCGAACGCGGCCGCGACGGCGAGTCCGGTATCGTCGCCGAGGGTGTCAAGGAGCGGTCGCTGTCGCGCGACTACGTCCAGGCGTACTCGCCGGTCGCCGGGACGGACTGGGTCGTCGTCAAACACGCCCCGACGGCGCAGGCGTACGGGCTCGCGACGGCGGTCAGACGCGGTGTGATCGCGCTCACGGCCGTCACGCTCGTCGGCGTGGTGCTCGTCGGCGGCTACCTCGGCCGCGACACCGCGGCGGCCGTCACCACGCTCGCGGAGAAGGCGGCGGCGGTGGAGTCGGGCGCCTACGACGTGGAACTGCGGCGCGATCGCTCCGACGAGATCGGCGACCTCGTCGCCGCCGTCGGCGGGATGCGCGACCGCCTCGTGACGCAGATCCGCGCCGCCGAGACCGCCCGCGAGGAGGCGCGCGCCGCGGAGTCGCAACTCCAGCGACGCAACCGCGCCGTCGAGGAACAGAAGACGATGATCTCCGTGTTGAACCGGTTCCTCCGCCACAACCTCCGCAACCGGATGAACGTCGTCCTCGGACAGGTGCAGTTGCTCTCGCCGGACACGCCGCCGGCAGACCACGAGCGTCGCCGCCGCGAGATCCGCGAGACGGTCGAGCGGCTGCTCGAACAGGCCGACAAGGCCCGCCACGTCGAGTCGTTGGCGAGCGAGGAGACGCCGCTGGGACCGACGCGCGTCGACGACCTCCTCGCGGAGACGGCCGAACGCGTGGCGGACACACACGACGAGGCGGTCGTCGAGACGGACCTGGCGGCGCCGCTCGTCGCCACGGGTCACGACACGCTCGCGGTCGTCTTCGACAACCTGCTGGAGAACGCCGTGATCCACAACGACCGGTCACGCCCGACGGTGACGGTGTCGGCGCACCGCGAGGCCGACGCCGACGGGGAGTGGATCGTCGTCACCGTCGCGGACGACGGCCCGGGCATCCCCGATCACGAGGTCGCGGCGCTGGACGCCGACTACGAGACGGCCGTGACCCACGGCAGTGGGCTGGGGCTGTGGATCTCCGACTGGATCGTCTCCGAACTGGACGGGGAGCTCGCCTTCGAACACCGCGAGCCGACGGGGACTCGCGCCACCGTCCGGCTCCCAGCCGCGCGCGACGAGGAAGGGTAG
- the ribB gene encoding 3,4-dihydroxy-2-butanone-4-phosphate synthase, which translates to MSHQQSHLDAAVAAFRAGDPVLVHDFADREGETDLIYPASAVDAAAVSRLRNDAGGLVCVAVPDDVAETLALPFRSATLDHPAASDDDIAYDDRSSFSLTVNHRETFTGITDEDRALTISELASAVSAVRSGRSYDADDFAAAFRAPGHVHVLRGAPDGLADRTGHTELGLALAAAAGVPPAVVVCEMLDDETGRALSPEAARAYADRHGVPYVEGADLVERLR; encoded by the coding sequence GTGAGTCACCAGCAGAGCCACCTCGACGCGGCGGTCGCCGCGTTCCGCGCCGGCGACCCGGTGTTGGTCCACGACTTCGCGGACCGCGAGGGGGAGACCGATCTGATCTACCCCGCGAGTGCGGTGGACGCGGCGGCGGTGAGTCGCCTCCGCAACGACGCCGGTGGGCTCGTCTGTGTCGCCGTGCCGGACGACGTGGCCGAGACGCTGGCGCTGCCGTTCCGGTCGGCGACGCTGGACCACCCGGCTGCGAGCGACGACGACATCGCGTACGACGACCGCTCGTCGTTCTCGCTGACGGTGAACCACCGCGAGACGTTCACGGGGATCACCGACGAGGACCGCGCACTCACGATCTCGGAGTTGGCGAGTGCCGTCTCGGCGGTGCGCTCCGGGCGGTCGTACGACGCCGACGACTTCGCCGCCGCGTTCCGCGCACCGGGACACGTCCACGTCTTGCGTGGCGCCCCCGACGGCCTCGCAGACCGAACCGGCCACACGGAGTTGGGGCTCGCACTCGCCGCCGCCGCCGGGGTGCCGCCCGCGGTCGTCGTCTGTGAGATGCTCGACGACGAGACCGGCCGGGCGCTCTCGCCGGAGGCCGCACGGGCCTACGCCGACCGCCACGGCGTCCCGTACGTCGAGGGTGCCGATCTGGTCGAACGACTCCGCTGA